DNA sequence from the Streptomyces sp. CA-210063 genome:
GTCCACCTCGACGTCGACGGGCACCTGTCCGTACACCTCCAGCCGGTAGACCACCTCGTCCAGCAGCGCGGCCAGCAGATCGTCGCCGCCGGCCTCGGCGAACCGCACCCGCTCCACGGCGGTGGGCCGGACCGTGGAGGCGTCCGCGAAGCAGCCCACCATGCCCATGACGGCCTCCGCCAGGCAGCACTCCAGGCTCGCCCCCCACGCCTCGATGCGCACGTCGGCCGTGTGCGGCACCAGCCGGTGTCCGCCCTCGCCCTGCCGTCGCGCCGCCCTGTCATCACCTGATTCGCCGACCATGCCCCTTCACCTGCCCGCTCGGCGGCCCGGTACCGCATGCGCAGATCCATTCGGTCGACCGCCCATTGGGCGCACCCGAGATGTCGAGAAGGAGCGGACCGGACCTGCGGAGATGCCGAACGAGTCTTCAACATGATGGTGGACAGCCATACTTGACCATGCGGGGGGCCATCCCGTGATGGATCGATACGGGAGAGGCAGCAATCCGGTGAGCAGCGACAGCCAGGGCGTGAGAAAGGCCGAGATACGGCTCAAGTGGGACCCGAGTCCCTGGGATCAGCCACCTCATCATCTCGACATCATCGCCGCGACCTACTCGGCGGACGCCCCCTACGGGCGGCCGGTGTACATCGTCCACTACGACAGCCGCTCCCCCGACGGCACCATCAACATGAGCCGGCACAGCCAGACCGGTCAGGGCTTCGGCTACGTCGAGGTGATGACCCTGGAACTCGATCGCCTCGCGTCCTCCTTCGCACGGGTGGTCGTGGGCGTGGCGATCCACCAGACCAGCGGCCCCAAGACCTTCGGTGACCTGTCGAACGCCGGAGTGCTGGTCCTCGAGGGGTACAGAGAACTGCTCAAGGACGACTTCGCACAGGTGGCCGAATCCACCGCCGCCACCGTGGCGGAGTTCACCCGGGACACCTCCGCAGGCTGGGAGTTCCACCAGATGGTCCGAGGGTTCGACAGCGACCCGGCGATCTTCACCGCGGAGATGGGCAGCACCCCACAGCCCTGACCACCTTGGAAGCCGGTGACGATCCACGCGGAAAAGGGCCCTCACAGGCTCTCGCCTGCGAAGACCCTTCGCACCGTCGGGACGACAGGATTTGAACCTGCGACCCCTTGACCCCCAGTCAAGTGCGCTACCAAGCTGCGCCACGTCCCGGTGCGCTGTCCGCGGTGAACCGCGTGATCACGCACTGAGAACTTTACCGTACGTCGGCCACTGCCCCGCGGCCGGTGAGGGGCGAGGGACAATCGGGGCATGAGCGGGACATCGGATGGCTGGACGGCACAGGGGCGGGACCGGGACGAGGAGGGGCGGGCGCGGAGTGCGCGGCCGCGGGACGGGCTGGGGCGGCCGTTGCCGTACGGGGCGCGGGGTGTGGAGCGGCAGCCGGAGGGGGTCGTGCGGGACCCCGCGGAGACGGTCGTCGAGGCGCAGGCGCTGTTGGACGCGGGGAAGCCGTTCCACGCGCACGAGGTCTTCGAGGACGCCTGGAAGTCCGGGCCCGAGGAGGAGCGTGCCCTGTGGCGGGGCCTGGCCCAGCTCGCGGTGGGACTCACGCACTCGGCACGCGGGAACGTCAAGGGCGGGGCCCGGTTGCTGCGGCGCGGCGCCGGGGCCGTCGAGCAATGGGGGGCCGGCAGTGGCCGTCGGCGTCCCCACGGCGTCGATCTGGCCGGAGTGGGGGCCTGGGCGCGGGAGCTGGCCGACGTCGTGGAGCGGGAGGGGCGTGCGGTGGACGCGGGGGCGTGGGCGCCGCGGCTGCGTGGGGGCGAGGACGGGGGCGAGGGGTTCGCGCGGCCGCCCGCCCGCTGAGGGAGCGCCTGTCCCACGGGCCGCCCACGCGGGCACCGCAGTTGAGCGCGCCGGGTCGTCAGCGGAGCAGGAGTTGCAGGCCGCCCACGATCGTCGCCGCGATCACCAGCTGCTCGAACACCTTCTGGTTGATGCGGTTCACGGCCCACTTGCCGAGGAAGGCGCCCGGCACGACGAACAGGGCGAGTGCGGCGTCCAGCAGCAGGGAGTGGGCGTCGATGAGGCCGAGGCCCACGCTGAAGGGGACCTTGGAGACGTTGACGATGAGGAAGAAGAAGGCCGACGTACCGAGGAAACCGAGCTTCCGGAAGCCCGCCGAGAGCAGGTACATGGACATCACGGGGCCGCCGGCGTTGGCGACCATGGTGGTGAAGCCGCCGAGGACGCCGTACGAGCGGGCCTTGACGCGGCCGGCGCGGGTCGTGATCGCGTCGGGTTCGTCGTCCTTGTCGACCGTGCGGCGGCGCCAGACGGTGACGGCCGTCATCAGCAGCAGGATCGCGCCGATCGAGGTTCGTACGATCTGGTCGTCGGCCCAGATCAGGAACAGGGTGCCGAAGACGACGCCGGCGCCGACCGCCGGGAAGAGCTTCCACAGGGTGGGCCAGTGGGCGTGCCTGCGGTAGGTGAGCACGGCGAGGACGTCCCCGACGATGAGGATCGGCAGAAGGACGCCGGTCGAGGCGCGGGCGGGCAGGACCGCCGCGAAGATCGCGAGGCTGACCGTGTTGGCACCGCTCACGGCGGTCTTCGAGAAGCCGACGAGCAGGGCGGCGAAGGCGAGGGCCGCGAACTCGGCCGTGGACAGGTGCCAGAGAGTCATCGTGTTCATGCGGGGTCCGATGCTATGCGCACCTATCGGCCCGCGTCAGGACCGTCTCGCCAGTTGACCCCGCCGTCGGCCGGTTCGGGTTTCGCCCCGGCCATCCCATGGACCATCGTCCGGTGGGCTGGCAAGATCCCCCGGGTACCTTCGCCGACGTAGTGGGAGGAGACATGGCCGACTCGCGCGAGCACGGCTTCGCCGGCACACGCGGCGGTGTCACCGCACGGGAATGGCCGTGTGAGAGGGCGCGGTACATCGTGCTCCTGGTGCACGGCTACGGGGAACACATCGGCCGGTACGAGCACGTGGCCGATGCCCTGGTGGATCACGGGGCGGCGGTGTTCGGTCCCGACCACATGGGGCACGGCAGGTCGGCGGGCGAGCGGGTGCTGATCGAGGACTTCGAGGACGTGGTCACCGATGTGCACACGGTGGAGGAGCTGGCCCGGACCGCGTACCCGCGTCTGCCGGTGGTGCTGATCGGCCACTCCATGGGCGGTCTGATCGCCGCGCGGTACGCCCAGCGGTACGGCTCCGGGCTCGCCGCGGTCGTGCTGTCCGGGCCGGTGATCGGTATCTGGCAGCCGCTGAGGAAGCTGCTCGCACCGCCGGAGGTGCCCGACGTCCCGCTCGACCCGAAGCTGCTCTCGCGGGACATGACGGTCGGGGCCACGTACGCGAACGATCCGCTGGTGTGGCACGGCCCGTTCAAGCGGCCGACGCTGGAGGCCTTCGACCGCGCCCTGGAGACGATCTCGAAGAGCGGGGCCATCGGTTCGCTCCCGTTGCTGTGGCTGCACGGCGACGACGACCGGATCGTGCCGCTGCCCGGCAGCCGTACGGGGATCGAGGAGTTCCGCGGTACCGAGTGGACCGAGCGCGTCTATCCGGGCGCCCGGCACGAGGTGTTCAACGAGACGAACAAGGGCGAAGTGCTGGCGGATGTCAGGGAGTTCGTGGGCGGCGTACTCGCGCGCTGAGGCTCACGGCTGACGGAGGGGTCCGTTCCGCGGGCTCCGGGATGCGGCGTTTTCCCCCATCCGTCCTGGGCACCCGGCCCCGCATGGAGTGGTTGCGGAGAGCGGCCTGCGTGGGAGAGGACCCCGAACTGTTCTTCCCCGTGGGCACCACAGGACCGGCGCTCGACGACGTCGCCGCCGCCAAGCGCGTCTGCGCCCGCTGCCCGGTGCGCCGCCAGTGCCTGAACTGGGCGCTCGGCAACGGGCAGACGGCCGGCGTGTGGGGCGGCATGGACGAGGAGGAGCGCACCGAACTGCTCCGCAGGGCCGGGAGCGCCGATGCCGCCCGGCACGAAGCGTTCGCCGGTACGAAGCGATGAGGAGTAACGCGTCATGACGATGGTGAGGAGCACACTGCCCGAGCCCGCCCGCCGGATCGCGGGCGACGCTCTGCAGGAGAGCCTGGTGGATCTGCTGGGGCTCTCGCTGATCGGGAAGCAGGCCCACTGGAACATCGTGGGCCCCAGGTTCCGTTCGATCCACCTCCAGCTCGACGAGGTGGTGTCCACGGCACGGGCGTTCGCCGACCAGGTCGCCGAACGCGCCGCGGCGCTCGGGGTCGCCCCGGACGGCCGGCCCGAGACCGTGGCGGCGCGGTTCGACCTCCAGGGGCCGAAGGACGGCTGGCTGCGGGACACCGAGGTCGTACGGATGCTGGTGGAGGCGCTGGAGACGGCGATCGGGCGGCTGCGCGAACGTATCGACGCCACCGAGGGCGCCGACAAGGTCACGCAGGACCTGCTCATCTCCCTCACCTACGAGCTGGAGAAGCAGCGCTGGATGTTCGACGCGGAGAACTGGCCGCGCGAGGACTGACGCACCGTCCGAGCGGCCGCACGAAGACCCCGTCCGGGAAGAGGCACCCCCATGACCGACACCCTTGAACTCGACGCGCTCTGGGAGGAGTTCCACCGCGTGGTGAACATGACCTCGCAGGAGCTGGCGGCCTGGTTGAAGACTCGGTACGCCGGTGAGGAGACGGAGCCGCTGCCGGAGCATCCAGGCTCGCCGACCGGGCAGCACGTCCTGGCGATCCTGCAGAAACGACGCACGGACCTCACGGACGACGACGTGCGGATCATGTACAAGGTCGTGGACACGGTCACCGCGCGGCGGGACCCGGAGAACGAGCCGGAGGCCGACAGCACGCACCGCCGCCACCAGTTGATGACGCTGGGCCACGACCCGCTGAAACCGTCGTAGGAAAAGTCTTCACGGGGTCCGGCCTTGGTGCGTCACGCGTTCCGCTTCCTGGCCTCCGCGGCCGCGACCAGCCGGTCCCGGGACTCCTCCACCAGGCGGCGGGCCCGGCCGGTGTCGGCGAGGAGTCGGCCGTCGCGCTTGCGGACCACACCGTCGACGATGACCGTGTCCACGTTGGAGACGTCCGCGCTCAGCGTCACGGCGGCGGCCGCGTCGTACACGGGCGCCATGTTGAGGGCGGTGGCGTCGAGGGCGACGATGTCGGCCCGCTTGCCGGGGGTGAGGGAGCCGGTACGGTCCTCCACTCCGGCCACATGGGCTCCGTTGAGGGTGGCGATCCCCAGCATCTGACGTGCCGTCAACATCGTGTCCGGCACGGGAAGGTTGGCCTGCCAGCAGTCGGCGTTGACCCGGGCTCGTTCGGCAGCGAAGGCCGCCCGGATCTGGGTGAACATGTCGCCGGGCACGGTGGTGACGACGTCGATGCTCAGGGACGGCCGCAGTCCGTGTTCGATCGCCTGCATCACGGGCGGCCAGCCGTGCCCCATCTGGGTCTCCACCTGGGCGGCGATGGACACCGTGCCGCCGCTGTCGGCCACCATCCGCCACTCCTCCTCGCTGAGGTGACAGCAGTGGACGTAGGTCGTGTCGGAGCCGAGCAGGCCCAGCTCGTGCAGCTGCTTGACCATGCCGAAGCGTCCGGCCAGGCGGCCCATGGCGACGTGCACGGTGAGGGGGATGCCCAGCTCGCGGGCGAGGCCCCATTCCCGGGTGACGACGTCGTTGGCGCAGAAGCCGGGGCCGCGGGTGGCCAGGGCCATGGTGAGAAGGCCGTCGTCGGAGGCGAAGTGCTCGGCGCGGACGCGGCGTACGTCGTCGCCGGGTACCGCGATCTTGCTGTCGAACCAGTAGTCGGCGAGTGAGGTGTTGGCGCTGCCGTACGCGTACTGGGCGCGGATGCCGGTCTCCGTCAGCGCCCGGATCGCGGCGTCCGGGTGCTCGGGCGTGTTGTTGATGTGCGACCAGTCGACGAGGGTGGTGATGCCCGCGTTGAGGCACTCCAGGGTGCCGGCCAGGTTGCCGGCGTACACGTCCTCGGGGGTGTAGACGGGCGCGAAGGTGTCGAGGACGTCGACGAAGTAGTCGTCGAGGGTGGCGTCGGGGGCGCAGCCTCGGATCGACGCCTCCCAGGTGTGGCGATGGGTGTCGACGAAGCCGGGGATGACGATACGGCCGGTCATGTCGAGCACCTCGGCGTCGACGTCGGCGCCGATCTCGGGCTCGACGGCGGCGATCTTCCCGTCCTCGACGAGGATGTCTCCCCGGGCCAGGTCACCGATGGCCGGATCCATCGAGACGACATGGCCCGAGCGCAGGAGCATCCGATGGGTCATCGCCGTTCCTCCCAGAGGTCTTCCGCGTGAATGCTGACGGACAGTCAGTATGCGGGGAGGTCGGGGACCGTCGCCATGACGCGGCCGACGGTGGGGACGACCGACCGGCAGCCTCGACGGGGCGCGCTTTTCGGGTGGCCGTACGTCACGCGGGGTCGGCGCGCCGCTGTCCGCGTCAGTCCAGCACCTGGGACGTCCGTCCGCCTGCCGCGAGGGACCGCTCCGGGACGTGGGAGGCCCAGTCCACGATCCGCATGGCCGCGCCGGCCGCCTCCAGGCCCTGGCACCGCGCGTGGTGGCGGCGGGCGATGCCGTCGAGGTCGAGGTGGGGGCCGAAGGCGGGGTGGGCGGTCAGGCGGCGGGCGTACGCCCACAGGTGCGGGTGGTCGGCGACACGGTGCACGGCGGAGGCGTCCAGGTGCCGGCGGTGCACGGTGTCGAGCCGTACCAGGGTGACCCACAACTCGGCGTCGGCCGCGGTGAGTTCGCCGCCGAGGACGTACTCCTGCACGGCGAGCCGGGCGTCCAGTGAGCGCAGGGTGCGCAGCAGGGAGCCGAGCGCGTCGCGGCGTTCCGCGTCGTCGGCGTCGGCGCCTCCGGCACGTTGCGCGGGGCCGTCGACACCCTGCTCGCAGAGGCGGGCGACGCCCTCGATCTCGGCCTCGGCGCCCTCGGGGTACAGCTCGGGGCGGCCGCCGCCGAAGCGCCGGGCGAGGTCGCGCATGATGTCGGGGGCGTGGGTGCTGACGATGCGTCCGGACCAGTCGTCGCTGAGGACCGGCGCCACGGCCGCTCCGGTGTAGCGGTGCGCGCTCGCCTCGTACAGCGGGCGCAGCGCGGCGTGCTCGTCGCCGGGTCCGTCGGGCACGGCGGGCAGGAGGGTCACGGGACAGACGTCCGCCAGCCCGAGGAGGCTGTGTATCACGGCGATGCGCAGGTCGCCCGGACACGACAGAGAAAGATGGAGGCGGTAGCGGCGCGGCACGGCGTAGTGGCCGCTGCGCGCGTCGCAGCCGATCCTGCCACGGAAGGCGGGCAGGGGCCGCGGCGACGGGACGGCGTTCAGGGCGTGGACGGGCATGACGGACATGTGTCTCCCCGGGGGTTCTGGTGCGCGGCACAGCGGTTGCGGGAGTGAACGGAGGTACGGGCGCGGCGGCGCGCCACGTCGGCGGCTCAGCCCAGAGGGCCGGCGACTCTCACGGGGTGTGTCGCGCTGCAGACGCGCAGCAGATCGATGTGACGGCGGGAGGTCAGCAGAAGGGACTGCCGGCGTGCGCAAGGCACACGAGTGACCACCGGCTCCAGGCGCCCCATCATTCCCTACCCATTCACTAGGAATACCCCACCTGGAGTGTCGAGCCGCCCACGCCCCGCGTCAAGAAGGTGTCCGAGGAATGAGGAGGGGTGTCCGAGGGGTGGACACTCCC
Encoded proteins:
- a CDS encoding DUF3140 domain-containing protein, coding for MTDTLELDALWEEFHRVVNMTSQELAAWLKTRYAGEETEPLPEHPGSPTGQHVLAILQKRRTDLTDDDVRIMYKVVDTVTARRDPENEPEADSTHRRHQLMTLGHDPLKPS
- a CDS encoding glutathione S-transferase C-terminal domain-containing protein; translation: MSVMPVHALNAVPSPRPLPAFRGRIGCDARSGHYAVPRRYRLHLSLSCPGDLRIAVIHSLLGLADVCPVTLLPAVPDGPGDEHAALRPLYEASAHRYTGAAVAPVLSDDWSGRIVSTHAPDIMRDLARRFGGGRPELYPEGAEAEIEGVARLCEQGVDGPAQRAGGADADDAERRDALGSLLRTLRSLDARLAVQEYVLGGELTAADAELWVTLVRLDTVHRRHLDASAVHRVADHPHLWAYARRLTAHPAFGPHLDLDGIARRHHARCQGLEAAGAAMRIVDWASHVPERSLAAGGRTSQVLD
- a CDS encoding sulfite exporter TauE/SafE family protein, coding for MNTMTLWHLSTAEFAALAFAALLVGFSKTAVSGANTVSLAIFAAVLPARASTGVLLPILIVGDVLAVLTYRRHAHWPTLWKLFPAVGAGVVFGTLFLIWADDQIVRTSIGAILLLMTAVTVWRRRTVDKDDEPDAITTRAGRVKARSYGVLGGFTTMVANAGGPVMSMYLLSAGFRKLGFLGTSAFFFLIVNVSKVPFSVGLGLIDAHSLLLDAALALFVVPGAFLGKWAVNRINQKVFEQLVIAATIVGGLQLLLR
- a CDS encoding TerD family protein, with product MSSDSQGVRKAEIRLKWDPSPWDQPPHHLDIIAATYSADAPYGRPVYIVHYDSRSPDGTINMSRHSQTGQGFGYVEVMTLELDRLASSFARVVVGVAIHQTSGPKTFGDLSNAGVLVLEGYRELLKDDFAQVAESTAATVAEFTRDTSAGWEFHQMVRGFDSDPAIFTAEMGSTPQP
- a CDS encoding WhiB family transcriptional regulator; translated protein: MEWLRRAACVGEDPELFFPVGTTGPALDDVAAAKRVCARCPVRRQCLNWALGNGQTAGVWGGMDEEERTELLRRAGSADAARHEAFAGTKR
- a CDS encoding DUF309 domain-containing protein, translating into MSGTSDGWTAQGRDRDEEGRARSARPRDGLGRPLPYGARGVERQPEGVVRDPAETVVEAQALLDAGKPFHAHEVFEDAWKSGPEEERALWRGLAQLAVGLTHSARGNVKGGARLLRRGAGAVEQWGAGSGRRRPHGVDLAGVGAWARELADVVEREGRAVDAGAWAPRLRGGEDGGEGFARPPAR
- a CDS encoding archease, with translation MVGESGDDRAARRQGEGGHRLVPHTADVRIEAWGASLECCLAEAVMGMVGCFADASTVRPTAVERVRFAEAGGDDLLAALLDEVVYRLEVYGQVPVDVEVDADDSGLEVRLAVAALADVEIIGATPKGISWHELHIGPDAYGWSCAVTVDV
- a CDS encoding alpha/beta hydrolase, which codes for MADSREHGFAGTRGGVTAREWPCERARYIVLLVHGYGEHIGRYEHVADALVDHGAAVFGPDHMGHGRSAGERVLIEDFEDVVTDVHTVEELARTAYPRLPVVLIGHSMGGLIAARYAQRYGSGLAAVVLSGPVIGIWQPLRKLLAPPEVPDVPLDPKLLSRDMTVGATYANDPLVWHGPFKRPTLEAFDRALETISKSGAIGSLPLLWLHGDDDRIVPLPGSRTGIEEFRGTEWTERVYPGARHEVFNETNKGEVLADVREFVGGVLAR
- a CDS encoding Dps family protein; amino-acid sequence: MTMVRSTLPEPARRIAGDALQESLVDLLGLSLIGKQAHWNIVGPRFRSIHLQLDEVVSTARAFADQVAERAAALGVAPDGRPETVAARFDLQGPKDGWLRDTEVVRMLVEALETAIGRLRERIDATEGADKVTQDLLISLTYELEKQRWMFDAENWPRED
- a CDS encoding amidohydrolase family protein, with the protein product MTHRMLLRSGHVVSMDPAIGDLARGDILVEDGKIAAVEPEIGADVDAEVLDMTGRIVIPGFVDTHRHTWEASIRGCAPDATLDDYFVDVLDTFAPVYTPEDVYAGNLAGTLECLNAGITTLVDWSHINNTPEHPDAAIRALTETGIRAQYAYGSANTSLADYWFDSKIAVPGDDVRRVRAEHFASDDGLLTMALATRGPGFCANDVVTREWGLARELGIPLTVHVAMGRLAGRFGMVKQLHELGLLGSDTTYVHCCHLSEEEWRMVADSGGTVSIAAQVETQMGHGWPPVMQAIEHGLRPSLSIDVVTTVPGDMFTQIRAAFAAERARVNADCWQANLPVPDTMLTARQMLGIATLNGAHVAGVEDRTGSLTPGKRADIVALDATALNMAPVYDAAAAVTLSADVSNVDTVIVDGVVRKRDGRLLADTGRARRLVEESRDRLVAAAEARKRNA